In Tepidibacillus fermentans, a single genomic region encodes these proteins:
- the cas4 gene encoding CRISPR-associated protein Cas4 — protein MDITGTHIWYYFICQREVWLMIHHIAPDEDDENLDIGRFISEHSYTRNKREIVIGNIKIDRIRKEGKQLVIGEVKKSSSYINSARFQLLHYLNTLKKMGIEAKGELLFPEERKKEIVEWTEEAKKELEQAMENIRRIARMPIPPAPKKISFCRKCAYREYCWAEE, from the coding sequence ATGGACATTACTGGCACGCATATCTGGTACTATTTTATCTGTCAAAGAGAAGTTTGGCTTATGATTCATCATATTGCTCCCGATGAAGATGATGAGAACTTGGATATTGGTAGATTTATATCTGAACATTCTTATACAAGGAATAAGAGAGAAATCGTAATTGGAAATATCAAAATTGACCGTATACGAAAAGAAGGGAAGCAGTTGGTAATTGGAGAAGTAAAAAAATCCTCTAGCTATATCAATAGTGCACGTTTTCAGCTTTTACATTATCTTAATACATTAAAGAAAATGGGAATAGAAGCAAAAGGGGAACTTTTATTTCCAGAAGAACGAAAAAAAGAAATTGTGGAATGGACGGAAGAAGCAAAGAAAGAGCTAGAGCAGGCAATGGAAAATATTCGTCGGATCGCGCGCATGCCAATACCACCAGCACCGAAAAAAATCTCATTTTGTAGGAAATGTGCTTATCGAGAATATTGTTGGGCGGAGGAATGA
- the cas2 gene encoding CRISPR-associated endonuclease Cas2 — protein MFVILVYDFGEKRVGKALKIARKYLHWVQNSVLEGEISNANYTKLKMELRSIMNSEEDSVIFYTFRTKNYSKREEFGLKKGGDENIL, from the coding sequence TTGTTTGTTATTTTAGTTTATGATTTTGGCGAAAAAAGGGTTGGTAAAGCTCTAAAAATAGCTCGAAAATATTTACACTGGGTTCAAAATTCCGTGCTTGAAGGCGAAATATCTAATGCAAATTATACCAAATTGAAGATGGAACTAAGAAGCATAATGAATTCAGAAGAAGATTCGGTTATCTTTTATACATTTCGAACCAAAAATTATTCAAAAAGAGAAGAATTTGGTTTAAAAAAAGGCGGAGATGAAAATATACTATAA
- the cas1b gene encoding type I-B CRISPR-associated endonuclease Cas1b has product MKKTLYIFQNGQLKRKDNSLYFETEERRKYIPIEDTSDIYIFGEVDVSKKFLEFVSQKEICIHYFNHYGYYVGTFYPREHLNAGYVVLKQAEHYLEKEKRLTLAKTFVKGSIGQMIQVLKYYRNRRDEGKDFFINIIEEIQNEAIHIENTNSIEELMAVEGHAREKYYSSFDYIIADPDFPFEKRSQRPPLNRLNAIISFGNTIVYTTVLSEIYKTYLDPRIGYLHATNFRRFSLNLDVAEIFKPIMIDRLIFTLINKKMITKKTLINIWMGFFFLKKEGKNLLLNWTNE; this is encoded by the coding sequence ATGAAAAAAACCCTTTATATCTTCCAAAACGGTCAGTTAAAAAGAAAAGACAATAGCCTATATTTTGAAACGGAAGAAAGACGTAAATATATCCCAATTGAAGATACTAGTGATATTTATATATTTGGAGAAGTTGATGTTTCAAAAAAGTTTTTAGAGTTTGTTTCTCAAAAGGAAATCTGTATTCATTATTTCAACCATTACGGGTATTATGTCGGTACTTTTTACCCAAGAGAACATTTAAATGCGGGCTATGTAGTTTTAAAACAGGCAGAACACTATTTAGAAAAAGAAAAAAGGTTAACTTTAGCCAAAACATTTGTAAAAGGTTCTATTGGTCAAATGATTCAAGTTCTAAAATATTATCGAAATAGAAGGGATGAAGGAAAAGATTTTTTTATTAATATAATCGAAGAAATACAAAATGAGGCTATTCATATAGAAAATACTAACTCAATTGAAGAGTTGATGGCTGTTGAAGGACATGCCCGGGAAAAATATTATTCATCTTTTGATTATATTATTGCAGATCCTGATTTTCCATTTGAAAAAAGAAGTCAAAGACCTCCGTTGAATCGACTAAATGCAATAATCAGTTTTGGTAATACCATTGTTTACACTACAGTGCTTAGCGAAATATACAAAACATATCTTGATCCAAGAATTGGATATTTACATGCTACGAATTTTAGACGTTTTTCTCTAAATCTGGATGTGGCCGAAATTTTCAAACCTATTATGATCGATCGTTTGATTTTTACTTTAATCAATAAAAAAATGATCACAAAAAAGACTTTGATAAACATTTGGATGGGATTCTTCTTTCTGAAGAAGGAAGGAAAAAATTTATTACTGAATTGGACAAACGAATGA